The following are encoded together in the Chaetodon auriga isolate fChaAug3 chromosome 6, fChaAug3.hap1, whole genome shotgun sequence genome:
- the twf1a gene encoding twinfilin-1a — protein MSHQTGIQAGNDVKDIFADAKSGDQYRALKIVIEDEQLTLGATKKASKKWDQEYDSLVLPLLEDDVPCYILYRLDSTNNQGYEWIFLAWSPDHSAVRHKMLYAATRATLKKEFGGGHIKDEIFATAKDDLNLNGYRKHLTSQAAPQPLTAAEEELRQIKLNEVQTDISVDTKQQTLQGVAFPIHKDAVAALERYREKRINYVQLQVDAEQELIRLCSTEPTELKDLPMRIPKDTARYHFFLYKHSHEGDYLESTVFIYSMPGYKCSIRERMLYSSCKNPLVDMVENNLQIEIEKKLEIDNGDELTSDFLYEEVHPKQHAHKQAFAKPKGPAGKKGGRRITRPPAEEED, from the exons ATGTCACATCAGACGGGCATTCAAG CGGGTAATGATGTGAAGGATATCTTTGCCGATGCCAAGAGCGGAGACCAATATCGAGCCTTAAAGATCGTCATTGAGGATG AGCAGCTGACTCTGGGCGCCACCAAGAAAGCATCAAAGAAGTGGGACCAGGAGTACGATTCCTTAGTGCTGCCCCTCCTCGAGGATGATGTGCCCTGTTACATTCTCTACCGGCTGGACTCCACTAACAACCAGGGCTACGAGTGGATCTTCCTGGCCTGGTCACCGGACCACTCTGCT GTGCGACATAAAATGTTATATGCTGCTACCAGAGCCACACTGAAGAAAGAGTTTGGAGGCGGCCACATCAAGGATGAGATTTTTGCTACCGCAAAG GATGATCTGAATCTCAATGGATACAGGAAACATCTGACCTCGCAGGCTGCTCCCCAGcccctcactgctgcagaggaggaactgAGGCAGATCAAACTAAATgag gtgcaGACGGACATCAGTGTGGACACCAAGCAGCAGACTCTGCAGGGAGTGGCCTTCCCTATTCACAAAGACGCTGTGGCAGCACTTGAACGTTATAGGGAGAAAAGAATCAACTACGTACAACTG CAAGTAGACGCCGAACAGGAGCTGATTCGGTTGTGCAGCACTGAGCCAACAGAGTTGAAAGACCTGCCAATGAGAATCCCTAAAGACACTGCACGTTACCACTTCTTCCTCTACAAACATTCCCACGAAGGCGACTACTTAGAGTCCACAG TCTTCATTTATTCTATGCCCGGATACAAGTGTAGCATCCGAGAGAGGATGCTCTATTCCAGCTGCAAAAATCCCCTGGTCGACATGGTGGAAAACAATCTCCAGATTGAGATTGAGAAAAAG TTGGAGATTGACAACGGGGATGAGCTGACCAGTGACTTCCTGTACGAGGAGGTGCATCCCAAGCAGCACGCCCACAAGCAGGCCTTCGCCAAGCCCAAAGGCCCTGCTGGGAAGAAAGGCGGCCGCCGCATCACCCGACCACCcgcagaggaggaagattaA
- the irak4 gene encoding interleukin-1 receptor-associated kinase 4 — MNKSVTSATYIRNLSYSLRRELSDFLDPQENWKDVIVSIRKPSGEFRYTQHHVRRFEGLIAQGKSPTVELLADWGTTNSTVGELVDILKSNKLLAAASVLLPVEEAAPAETWQVSPTVQPCSAPPTRPLGGTETQTAPATSSLQTQILLESNEQAHTGFSSFLYNELMKITGNFDDRPVSDGGNRLGEGGFGTVYKGLLNDKPVAVKKLNPMDDVSLDELQVQFNQEIQTLKVLKHENLVDMVGFSCDGHHPCLVYPLMANGSLLDRLACLQGSPPLSWRQRCLIAEGTAMGLEYLHSSHHVHRDVKSANILLDEKFVAKISDFGLTRASAKRTSTTMMTERIVGTCAYMAPEALRGEITPKSDVFSFGVVLLEILSGLPPADENREPQLLMDMRYDIDDEDEELTLENFLDKKMGYSELSQAESIYTLACNCLHERKNRRPVIKQVLLEIKGVVKSISLDFKI, encoded by the exons ATGAATAAATCGGTCACTTCCGCTACTTACATTCGTAACCTCAGTTACAGTTTACGTCGCGAGTTGTCGGATTTTCTAGACCCTCAAGAGAATTGGAAAGACGTTATTGTCTCTATACGGAAGCCGAGTGGGGAGTTCAGGTACACTCAGCATCATGTGAG gagATTTGAAGGCCTTATTGCACAGGGGAAAAGTCCCACAGTGGAGCTGCTGGCAGACTGGGGGACCACCAACAGCACAGTGGGTGAACTTGTGGACATTTTGAAGAGTAACAAGTTACTGGCTGCTGCTAGTGTTCTGCTCCCTG tggaggagGCCGCCCCAGCAGAGACATGGCAGGTCTCTCCAACAGTACAGCCATGCAGTGCCCCCCCAACGAGACCACTGGgaggcacagagacacagacagcgcctgccacctcctctctgcagactcAGATTCTGCTGGAGAGCAATGAACAAGCCCACACag GTTTCTCCAGCTTCTTGTacaatgagctgatgaagatTACAGGCAACTTTGATGACCGTCCCGTATCAGACGGCGGCAACAGACTCGGAGAGGGAGGCTTTGGCACTGTGTACAAAGGTCTCCTGAATGACAAACCCGTTGCAGTGAAAAAGCTCAATCCA ATGGATGACGTTTCCCTGGACGAGCTGCAAGTTCAGTTCAACCAAGAGATCCAAACTCTGAAAGT GTTGAAACATGAGAACTTGGTTGACATGGTTGGATTTTCCTGTGATGGACACCACCCATGTTTGGTGTATCCCTTAATGGCCAATGGTTCTCTACTAGACCGGCTAGCTTGCCTG CAGGGAAGTCCACCACTGTCCTGGCGACAGAGATGCTTGATAGCTGAAGGGACAGCAATGGGTTTGGAGTATCTGCACAGCAGCCATCATGTCCACAGAGATGTTAAAAG TGCAAATATCCTGTTGGATGAAAAGTTTGTGGCAAAGATCTCAGACTTCGGGCTGACGAGAGCATCGGCCAAGCGGACTTCAACAACCATGATGACGGAGAGGATTGTGGGTACCTGTGCATACATGGCACCTGAGGCACTACGAGGAGAGATCACACCAAAATCTGATGTGTTCAGCTTTGGAGTG GTGCTGTTAGAAATATTGTCTGGACTCCCGCCAGCCGATGAAAACCGTGAGCCACAGTTACTG ATGGATATGAGGTACGATATAGACGATGAAGACGAGGAGCTGACTTTAGAGAACTTCCTGGACAAAAAGATGGGATACTCGGAGCTGAGCCAGGCGGAAAGTATCTACACTTTGGCCTGCAACTGCCTCCACGAAAGGAAAAACAGGCGGCCCGTCATCAAACAG GTCCTGTTGGAGATTAAAGGAGTTGTCAAGAGCATTTCACTGGATTTTAAGATATAG